A single genomic interval of Parachlamydia acanthamoebae harbors:
- a CDS encoding RHS repeat domain-containing protein has protein sequence DAWDRLLSVTIGNIRFHYTYDDLSRRLSKVKLLWDPLTDNWVAQDTQYFLYQGDNEVGVCDAEQHLMEFRPLGHGRGAEIGAAVAFEIQGQVYIPLTNFTGHVQVLLNSKSEPVDIYRYTAFGEETIFDPSGDAKDPTTSWRFCSKRTDPETGLIYFGRRYYDPQIARWITADPLGYEAGPNLYAYVNNSPLTHIDIYGLIDIDGIYDEETRRARDAELGRKLKGMAHGTVDFAVETIHGLQTSMAYIGADEFCLEERRGIIGGIEESQTRQRKIIDNKIMGVFNIDPSDEIYQSFRNNTKLGLEIWSLATGTYGAYKGIRHLNKLFKMSGKALDFTKIGTNLKLPTAIKENFFLAGEGKYNLDLLSKAGQVLDRNSLTKAGRALQKHGSRPGSFFPKVNGKASNINALGQNCLDDILTHPNSIIKEWNHRSFGEVINITIPKHGGARFSINGDLIGFLEP, from the coding sequence GATGCCTGGGATAGATTGCTTTCTGTTACCATCGGCAATATACGTTTTCATTATACCTATGACGATCTAAGTCGGCGCCTTTCTAAAGTTAAATTGCTTTGGGATCCATTAACAGATAATTGGGTGGCACAAGATACACAGTATTTCCTCTATCAAGGAGATAATGAAGTAGGAGTTTGTGATGCAGAGCAACACTTAATGGAATTTAGACCGCTTGGCCATGGACGTGGTGCTGAAATCGGTGCTGCGGTTGCTTTTGAAATTCAAGGACAAGTATATATTCCTTTAACTAACTTTACAGGGCATGTTCAAGTTCTTTTAAACTCTAAAAGTGAACCTGTCGATATCTATCGCTACACGGCTTTCGGAGAAGAAACCATTTTTGATCCATCTGGGGATGCTAAAGATCCGACAACATCTTGGCGTTTTTGTTCCAAACGAACTGATCCAGAAACGGGCCTGATTTATTTTGGCAGACGTTACTACGACCCTCAAATAGCTCGTTGGATCACTGCTGATCCCCTTGGTTATGAAGCTGGACCTAATCTGTATGCTTATGTGAATAATAGTCCACTGACTCACATCGATATTTATGGCCTCATTGATATTGATGGTATTTATGATGAAGAAACTAGACGTGCAAGAGATGCAGAGCTAGGTCGCAAGCTGAAAGGGATGGCACATGGCACAGTTGATTTTGCTGTAGAAACCATCCATGGCTTACAAACTTCCATGGCCTATATAGGAGCTGACGAATTCTGTTTAGAGGAAAGAAGGGGTATAATTGGAGGTATTGAAGAATCTCAAACCCGTCAAAGAAAAATTATTGACAATAAGATTATGGGTGTATTCAACATTGATCCCTCGGACGAAATTTATCAATCGTTCCGCAATAACACAAAATTAGGATTGGAGATATGGTCTTTAGCAACGGGTACTTATGGTGCTTATAAAGGAATTAGACATTTAAATAAACTATTTAAAATGTCTGGTAAAGCCTTGGATTTCACAAAAATAGGTACTAATCTAAAACTGCCTACAGCAATAAAAGAGAATTTTTTTCTTGCTGGAGAAGGAAAATATAACCTTGATTTATTATCCAAAGCGGGGCAAGTTTTAGATCGAAATTCTTTGACGAAGGCTGGTAGAGCATTGCAAAAACACGGTTCTCGCCCAGGTAGCTTTTTTCCAAAGGTTAACGGTAAAGCAAGTAACATAAATGCGCTAGGCCAAAATTGCTTAGACGATATTTTGACGCATCCCAATAGTATAATTAAGGAATGGAATCATAGAAGTTTTGGGGAAGTTATTAACATTACAATTCCCAAGCATGGGGGAGCAAGATTTTCTATAAACGGTGATTTAATTGGATTTTTGGAGCCATAA